A single region of the Cyanobacteria bacterium GSL.Bin1 genome encodes:
- a CDS encoding SDR family NAD(P)-dependent oxidoreductase — MDSVEDKIVLITGASSGIGAACAKLFAQGKAKLILNARRQETLEKLAAQLEQDYGTQCHLLPFDVRDRATIERSISSLPAAWSNIDILINNAGLSRGLDPLQEGKIQDWEEMIDTNVKGLLYMTRYVTPGMVERGRGHVINVGSIAGHQTYPKGNVYCATKAAVRALSEGLKQDLLGTPVRVSCVDPGLVETEFSLVRFRGEAEKAAKTYEGLIPLSPEDIADVIYFCATRPPHVNVSEMLVIPTDQSGATMVHRRSQ, encoded by the coding sequence ATGGATTCGGTTGAAGATAAGATTGTTTTAATTACTGGCGCGAGTAGCGGTATCGGTGCTGCTTGTGCCAAACTCTTTGCCCAGGGTAAAGCCAAATTAATTCTCAATGCTCGTCGTCAAGAAACATTAGAAAAGCTCGCTGCTCAATTAGAGCAAGACTATGGGACGCAATGTCATTTGCTGCCCTTTGATGTGCGCGATCGCGCAACCATCGAACGCTCAATTAGTTCTCTCCCCGCTGCTTGGTCCAATATCGACATTTTGATTAACAATGCTGGTTTAAGTCGCGGTTTAGATCCCCTGCAAGAAGGAAAAATCCAAGACTGGGAAGAAATGATTGACACCAATGTCAAAGGTTTACTTTACATGACGCGCTATGTGACTCCCGGGATGGTCGAACGAGGAAGGGGTCATGTCATTAATGTCGGCTCGATCGCTGGACATCAAACTTATCCCAAAGGAAATGTTTATTGTGCGACCAAAGCAGCCGTGCGCGCCCTCTCAGAAGGATTAAAGCAAGACTTACTAGGAACACCCGTGCGCGTTAGTTGTGTAGATCCGGGTTTAGTGGAAACAGAATTCAGTTTAGTGCGCTTTCGCGGAGAAGCGGAAAAAGCAGCAAAAACTTACGAAGGGTTAATCCCCCTTTCACCAGAAGATATTGCCGATGTCATCTATTTTTGTGCCACACGCCCTCCCCACGTCAACGTCAGTGAAATGTTAGTGATCCCGACGGATCAAAGTGGTGCAACGATGGTGCATCGACGGAGTCAATAA
- a CDS encoding GNAT family N-acetyltransferase, with translation MQIQFCDDPEKIDLAALQNLFNLCAFWAEGRTQEGLELAIANSNPVITVWEGERLIGFSRATTDCVYRATIWDVVVHPEYRGIGLGSKLVETMLAHPRLSRVERVYLMTTYQQNFYKQIGFQENQTTTMVIYNSDFPCHNLPSENQQEIVHAESVIQVSHSQQF, from the coding sequence ATGCAAATTCAATTTTGTGATGACCCAGAAAAAATAGACCTTGCTGCATTGCAAAATCTCTTCAATCTCTGTGCTTTTTGGGCAGAAGGACGCACGCAAGAAGGATTAGAGCTTGCGATTGCCAATAGTAACCCAGTGATTACAGTTTGGGAAGGAGAACGCTTAATCGGCTTTTCTCGGGCGACAACCGATTGTGTCTATCGCGCTACGATTTGGGATGTTGTGGTACATCCAGAATATCGAGGCATTGGTTTAGGGAGTAAATTAGTGGAAACCATGCTTGCCCATCCCCGTTTAAGTCGGGTTGAACGAGTGTATTTGATGACCACCTACCAACAAAACTTCTATAAACAAATTGGCTTTCAGGAAAATCAGACCACAACGATGGTCATCTATAACAGTGACTTTCCTTGCCATAATCTTCCGTCAGAAAATCAGCAAGAGATTGTTCATGCCGAAAGTGTAATTCAAGTTTCCCATTCTCAACAGTTTTAA
- the prfC gene encoding peptide chain release factor 3 → MSTPPLEQELKAAVESRRNFAIISHPDAGKTTLTEKLLLYGGAIHQAGAVKSKRAQRKATSDWMELEKQRGISITSTVLQFNYQDFQINLLDTPGHQDFSEDTYRTLAAADNAVMLIDAAKGLEPQTRKLFEVCRMRSLPIFTFANKMDRPSREPLELIDEIEQELGLQTYAVNWPIGMGDRFKGVYDRRSQQIHLFQRTAHGSTQAATTVISLGDPKIEEILDQDLYFQLKDEIEIIEEVAPDFDLRKIHNGELTPMFFGSAMTNFGVQLFLDAFLEYAQPPETHQSSLGEMAPTYPDFTGFVFKLQANMDPKHRDRVAFVRVCTGKFEKDMNVNHARTGKTVRLSRPQKLFAQDRDSIDEAYPGDVIGLNNPGMFAIGDTVYAGKKVVYEGIPCFSPELFAYLKNPNPSKFKQFHKGVTELREEGAIQIMYSKDESKRDPILAAVGQLQLEVVQYRMENEYGVETSLEMLPYKVARWVRGGWEALEKAGRLFNTVTVKDIWERPVLLFKNQWNLEQIKGDHPELELSATAPVGVGLEPDA, encoded by the coding sequence ATGTCAACACCTCCCCTCGAACAAGAATTAAAAGCTGCTGTCGAATCCCGACGGAACTTTGCCATTATTTCTCACCCCGACGCCGGTAAAACCACTCTCACCGAAAAACTCCTCTTGTATGGAGGGGCAATTCATCAAGCGGGTGCTGTCAAGTCGAAACGCGCGCAACGGAAAGCCACTTCCGACTGGATGGAATTAGAAAAACAACGGGGAATTTCCATTACCTCCACTGTTCTGCAATTTAACTATCAAGACTTTCAGATTAACCTCTTAGATACCCCCGGTCACCAAGATTTTAGTGAGGATACATATCGCACCCTTGCTGCTGCCGATAACGCAGTGATGTTAATTGATGCAGCAAAAGGGTTAGAACCGCAAACCCGCAAATTGTTTGAAGTGTGTCGGATGCGATCGCTGCCCATTTTTACCTTTGCCAACAAGATGGATCGTCCGTCACGAGAACCCTTAGAACTCATTGACGAAATCGAACAAGAATTAGGCTTACAAACCTATGCCGTGAATTGGCCAATCGGCATGGGCGATCGGTTCAAGGGGGTGTATGACCGTCGCAGTCAACAGATTCATTTATTCCAACGAACGGCCCACGGCAGTACTCAAGCTGCAACAACCGTCATTTCTCTCGGCGATCCGAAAATTGAAGAAATTTTAGACCAAGATCTCTACTTCCAACTGAAAGACGAAATCGAAATTATTGAAGAAGTTGCGCCAGACTTCGATCTCAGGAAGATTCATAACGGCGAACTGACGCCCATGTTCTTCGGCAGTGCCATGACCAACTTTGGCGTACAGTTATTTCTCGATGCCTTTTTGGAATACGCGCAACCCCCAGAAACGCACCAATCCTCACTGGGAGAGATGGCTCCGACTTATCCCGACTTTACCGGCTTTGTGTTTAAGCTGCAAGCGAATATGGATCCCAAACATCGCGATCGCGTAGCTTTTGTTCGCGTTTGTACCGGAAAATTTGAAAAGGATATGAACGTTAACCACGCTCGTACCGGCAAAACCGTCCGCCTCTCTCGTCCGCAAAAGCTCTTTGCGCAAGATCGCGACTCTATTGATGAGGCCTATCCAGGTGATGTCATTGGCTTAAATAATCCCGGTATGTTTGCCATTGGCGATACCGTTTATGCGGGAAAGAAAGTCGTTTATGAAGGCATTCCCTGCTTTTCGCCCGAACTCTTTGCCTATTTGAAAAACCCGAATCCCTCAAAATTTAAGCAATTCCATAAAGGCGTGACTGAACTGCGAGAAGAAGGGGCAATTCAAATCATGTACTCCAAAGATGAAAGTAAGCGCGATCCCATTCTTGCTGCGGTTGGACAACTGCAATTAGAAGTGGTGCAATATCGCATGGAAAATGAGTATGGCGTAGAAACGAGCCTAGAAATGCTGCCCTATAAAGTTGCCCGCTGGGTAAGAGGCGGTTGGGAAGCGCTGGAAAAAGCGGGACGACTCTTTAATACTGTCACCGTCAAAGACATCTGGGAACGCCCTGTCTTACTTTTCAAGAATCAATGGAACTTAGAGCAAATCAAAGGCGATCATCCTGAACTGGAATTAAGTGCAACCGCACCCGTGGGAGTCGGCTTAGAACCTGATGCTTAA
- a CDS encoding TetR family transcriptional regulator: MSRPTEPQKKQELLEQCLAAAIEVGALDSSINAIAKRIGTSGRMLIYHFGSKQELERQLIGLLETRLREKLWSFQGVSLEGVDCLVENLLEMWRHLTSPEMHGLLKLTMELNQRAIQGDSETQGFLEQESQKWVDSLSNLTNNKTTALSLFHLFQGAILDFLTTGNAQRGQQTIKAFTETLR; encoded by the coding sequence ATGAGCCGCCCCACTGAACCACAGAAGAAGCAAGAGCTTTTAGAGCAATGTCTAGCTGCTGCAATTGAAGTAGGAGCATTGGACTCCAGTATCAACGCGATCGCTAAGAGAATAGGGACTAGCGGACGAATGCTCATTTATCACTTTGGCTCTAAACAGGAATTAGAGCGACAACTCATCGGTCTTTTGGAGACTCGCTTGCGCGAAAAACTATGGTCATTTCAAGGTGTGTCACTTGAAGGGGTAGATTGCCTAGTAGAAAACCTGCTTGAAATGTGGAGGCATTTGACTTCACCAGAGATGCATGGCTTGCTGAAACTGACGATGGAGCTAAATCAACGTGCTATACAAGGCGACTCAGAAACACAAGGTTTCTTAGAACAAGAGAGTCAAAAATGGGTAGATTCTCTATCTAATCTCACAAATAACAAAACTACTGCATTATCACTATTTCACTTGTTTCAGGGTGCAATCTTGGACTTTTTGACTACGGGAAACGCACAACGTGGACAGCAAACCATTAAGGCTTTTACGGAAACTCTGCGGTAG
- a CDS encoding transporter substrate-binding protein, whose product MTRKRSYFDLGRTSRRKFIKYSSLAVGAGVVAACTRGGGGGSASQEDLGENPIKVGVMYSTTGSIAIVEKSLQDSTFLAIDQINNGTGPWQDNGPGIAGRKIQRIVVNPDSNWDLYNQMSKRLIDEDNVKCVLGCYTSASRKSVLPVFEEKDSLLYYPVYYEGNECSSNVFYTGAAPNQQITDSIPYCYENFGPKGFFIGSDYIYPKESNRIAKAELEKLGGQVVGDEYAALGTTEFITIINKIKQAQPDFVLSNLVGDSIPAFYRQYKNAGISAEDIPIMAYPTTEEEIQAMGAEYAAGHYTSFNYFQSVDTPENEQFVREFKEMFGNNRVTNGVMEAAYLQTFFMAQAMKDVLEAGEEINTKTLREATRGQEFNAPQGKVKIDPDNYHTYLYARIGRWQEDGQADIVFSSPSAIKPIPWSQTLYPGRMCAHPSPDDRSDPTKETGQENLETKYLES is encoded by the coding sequence ATGACTAGAAAACGCTCATATTTTGATTTGGGTCGTACCTCTCGCCGGAAATTTATTAAATATAGTTCCCTAGCAGTTGGTGCAGGGGTGGTTGCAGCTTGTACGAGAGGAGGAGGAGGGGGTTCTGCTTCCCAAGAAGATTTAGGAGAAAATCCGATTAAAGTCGGGGTAATGTATTCTACAACCGGAAGCATTGCGATTGTGGAAAAATCTCTACAAGACTCCACATTTCTCGCCATTGATCAAATTAATAACGGAACAGGTCCTTGGCAAGATAATGGACCGGGAATTGCCGGTCGCAAAATCCAAAGAATTGTTGTTAACCCTGACTCCAATTGGGACTTGTATAACCAGATGTCAAAGCGTCTGATTGATGAGGATAATGTCAAATGTGTTTTAGGATGTTATACCTCAGCGAGTCGGAAATCGGTGCTACCGGTATTTGAAGAAAAAGATTCACTTTTGTACTATCCCGTTTATTACGAAGGCAATGAGTGCAGTTCTAATGTCTTCTATACCGGTGCTGCCCCTAACCAACAGATTACTGATTCAATTCCCTATTGTTACGAAAACTTTGGTCCCAAAGGCTTCTTCATTGGTTCCGATTACATTTACCCGAAAGAAAGCAATCGCATTGCCAAAGCAGAACTGGAAAAATTAGGTGGGCAAGTGGTTGGTGATGAGTACGCCGCACTCGGCACAACTGAATTTATCACCATTATTAATAAAATCAAACAGGCGCAACCTGACTTTGTTTTAAGTAATTTGGTTGGGGATAGTATTCCTGCTTTTTACCGTCAATATAAAAACGCTGGCATTAGTGCTGAGGATATTCCCATCATGGCCTATCCCACTACAGAAGAAGAAATTCAAGCGATGGGCGCCGAATATGCAGCTGGACATTATACCAGTTTTAACTATTTCCAAAGTGTTGATACGCCTGAAAATGAACAGTTTGTTCGTGAATTTAAAGAAATGTTTGGGAACAATCGGGTGACGAATGGGGTAATGGAAGCGGCGTATTTACAAACCTTCTTCATGGCACAAGCCATGAAAGATGTCTTGGAAGCCGGAGAAGAAATCAACACGAAAACCTTGCGAGAAGCTACCCGTGGGCAAGAATTTAACGCCCCACAAGGGAAAGTAAAAATTGACCCGGATAACTACCATACCTATCTCTACGCTCGGATCGGGCGCTGGCAAGAAGATGGACAAGCAGACATTGTCTTCTCTAGCCCGTCTGCAATTAAACCGATTCCTTGGAGTCAAACCTTATATCCAGGGCGGATGTGTGCTCATCCTAGCCCTGATGATCGCAGTGATCCGACTAAAGAAACGGGTCAAGAAAACTTAGAAACGAAGTATTTAGAAAGCTAA
- the urtB gene encoding urea ABC transporter permease subunit UrtB — MLNQLALTYILAQENSGFELIPLLNQLISGVGIVGILLLTALGLAITFGVMGIINLAHGEFIMLGAYTTFLMQDLFQMDLLLTIPFAFVVTAAIGGLMELTIIRRLHGRPLETLLATWGLSIVLRGVIKLIFTAQLKYVRAPSYISGSLTVLTDGAGVPTVSISYYRLLIIGIAIALLLLTAYLLYGTGLGRQMRAVTQNRDMAKCLGINTNLVDMATFAYGCGLAGIAGTVISAIKTVSPPMGQDYLVDAWMVVVTGGVDKLIGTLAGAFVIGESNAAIAFFLNDPVARVIVLTAVIIIIRYRPEGLFTVQKRG, encoded by the coding sequence TTGCTAAACCAACTGGCATTGACATATATCTTGGCGCAAGAGAATTCAGGCTTTGAGTTGATTCCTTTACTTAATCAGTTGATTAGCGGGGTGGGAATTGTTGGGATCTTATTATTGACGGCATTAGGACTTGCCATCACTTTTGGCGTCATGGGAATTATTAATTTGGCCCATGGCGAATTCATTATGCTGGGGGCTTATACCACTTTCCTCATGCAAGACTTATTTCAGATGGATTTATTGTTAACCATTCCGTTTGCCTTTGTGGTGACAGCAGCTATTGGCGGATTAATGGAGTTAACGATTATTCGTCGTCTTCACGGTCGTCCTTTGGAAACTTTATTGGCAACGTGGGGATTAAGCATTGTCCTCCGTGGCGTGATTAAGCTCATTTTTACCGCCCAGTTGAAGTATGTGCGAGCCCCCTCCTATATATCTGGCAGCTTAACCGTGCTTACGGATGGTGCAGGGGTACCGACCGTTTCCATCTCCTACTATCGTCTTTTGATTATTGGCATCGCGATCGCGCTGCTTCTCCTCACGGCTTATCTGCTCTACGGCACGGGTTTAGGACGACAAATGCGCGCGGTGACTCAAAATCGCGATATGGCAAAATGCCTCGGCATCAACACTAACTTAGTGGATATGGCAACCTTTGCCTATGGCTGTGGCTTAGCCGGAATTGCGGGAACTGTCATTTCTGCGATTAAAACGGTTTCCCCGCCCATGGGTCAAGATTACTTGGTGGATGCTTGGATGGTAGTTGTTACCGGCGGAGTCGATAAACTGATTGGGACCTTAGCCGGTGCCTTTGTCATTGGCGAATCCAACGCCGCGATCGCGTTTTTCCTCAATGATCCCGTTGCTCGGGTGATTGTCCTGACTGCCGTCATCATTATTATCCGCTACCGCCCAGAAGGACTCTTCACTGTACAGAAACGCGGTTAA
- the urtC gene encoding urea ABC transporter permease subunit UrtC, whose translation MTQVLPGVQQPTFPRKLALVVGIGFLLFAIFPFLAGNFQTSLMAKLLLFSALAISLDLVWGFTGILSFAQGVFFTLGGYAMAYYLKLNLSADANTYGVALPDFMVWNGLEQLPWFIAPLQYFPLAMIAMVLIPAGFAYIIGWFIFHSRVSGVYITIITLAISSALTTFFVSQQAYTGGTNGITDVAPLSLFGAEIPLIGLYWMSLVFTTAVLIGTWWLTQSNFGLILRSIKENERRIAFLGYDIASYKIFIWTLSAGIAGIAGGLFVALNQFISPVYLAVAFGTQVVIWVAIGGRGTLIGPFAAALILGQVQNYAEQVTQDWQLIIGVLLLVVVLFIPNGLMSLVPKTLNFSQGTTKTASPDSSAGYLQAQLIDWITPLQNLAKASLKILRKNRSRR comes from the coding sequence ATGACACAAGTACTTCCTGGCGTTCAACAACCTACATTTCCCCGTAAACTTGCGCTAGTTGTGGGAATCGGTTTTCTTCTCTTTGCTATTTTTCCCTTCCTTGCGGGTAACTTTCAAACGTCCTTAATGGCAAAACTTCTGCTGTTTTCGGCTCTTGCCATTTCGCTTGATCTCGTTTGGGGCTTTACCGGTATCCTTAGTTTTGCCCAAGGGGTCTTCTTTACCCTGGGTGGCTATGCCATGGCGTATTACCTAAAACTCAATCTTTCCGCAGACGCTAATACTTATGGAGTTGCTCTCCCTGACTTTATGGTTTGGAATGGCTTAGAACAACTCCCTTGGTTTATTGCCCCCCTGCAATACTTTCCCCTGGCGATGATTGCCATGGTCTTAATCCCGGCTGGCTTTGCTTATATTATTGGTTGGTTTATTTTTCATTCTCGGGTCAGTGGGGTTTATATCACCATTATTACCCTTGCCATCTCTTCAGCGCTGACCACTTTCTTTGTCAGTCAACAAGCCTATACGGGCGGAACCAATGGCATTACCGATGTTGCGCCCTTAAGTTTATTCGGAGCAGAAATTCCTCTCATTGGCTTGTATTGGATGAGTTTAGTCTTTACCACTGCAGTTCTCATTGGAACTTGGTGGCTAACGCAATCCAACTTTGGTCTCATTCTCCGTTCCATTAAAGAAAATGAGCGTCGTATTGCCTTTTTGGGCTATGACATTGCCAGCTACAAAATTTTCATCTGGACCTTGTCTGCCGGAATTGCCGGGATTGCAGGCGGGTTATTTGTTGCGCTCAATCAATTTATTTCTCCGGTTTATCTTGCCGTTGCCTTTGGGACACAAGTTGTCATTTGGGTGGCAATTGGCGGAAGAGGAACACTCATTGGTCCTTTTGCTGCTGCCCTTATTCTCGGACAAGTCCAGAACTATGCAGAACAAGTGACCCAAGACTGGCAACTGATCATTGGCGTTTTACTGTTAGTTGTTGTGTTATTTATTCCCAACGGCTTGATGAGCTTAGTTCCCAAAACGCTTAATTTCAGCCAAGGGACAACCAAAACTGCTTCTCCTGATTCTTCGGCTGGTTATCTCCAAGCCCAACTCATCGATTGGATAACTCCGTTACAGAACTTAGCAAAAGCAAGCCTGAAAATTTTACGCAAGAACCGTTCCCGTCGTTAA
- the urtD gene encoding urea ABC transporter ATP-binding protein UrtD gives MNNILSVKDLQVEFFGFKALKGVNLEVADREIVTIIGPNGAGKSTLLDAIVGKSPVAGGQVSYQGKNITNHLPHEIARMGIGRKFQNPNVYNELTVFENLLLALKGSHGIFASITSKLTRMKRHKITSVLERIGLMEYAGTKVSSLSHGQKQWVEIGMVLAQDPAVVLLDEPTAGMTPEETHATGEIIKAMSEFHAVVVIEHDMEFVKQIAQRIVVLHQGQTLAEGSVEEVQNNPRVVEVYLGREKIDVAA, from the coding sequence ATGAATAACATTCTTTCTGTTAAAGATTTACAAGTTGAATTTTTTGGCTTTAAAGCCCTCAAAGGGGTTAATTTAGAGGTGGCTGACCGCGAGATTGTCACAATTATCGGTCCCAATGGGGCTGGAAAAAGTACCCTCCTTGATGCCATTGTCGGTAAATCTCCGGTTGCTGGTGGTCAGGTCAGTTACCAAGGAAAAAATATTACCAATCATCTTCCTCATGAAATCGCCCGGATGGGAATTGGTCGCAAATTCCAAAATCCCAACGTTTACAATGAATTAACCGTTTTTGAGAATCTTTTATTGGCACTCAAAGGGTCTCACGGCATTTTTGCGTCTATCACGTCTAAATTAACCCGCATGAAGCGCCATAAAATCACCTCGGTTCTCGAACGAATTGGCCTTATGGAGTATGCCGGAACCAAAGTGTCTTCTCTCTCTCATGGACAAAAACAGTGGGTAGAAATTGGCATGGTTCTAGCCCAAGATCCGGCTGTGGTTTTACTCGATGAACCCACTGCTGGGATGACCCCAGAAGAAACCCATGCTACTGGAGAAATTATTAAAGCAATGTCTGAATTTCATGCGGTGGTCGTTATTGAGCATGACATGGAATTTGTGAAACAAATTGCACAGCGCATTGTGGTCCTTCACCAAGGACAAACCTTAGCCGAAGGAAGCGTAGAAGAAGTACAAAATAATCCCAGAGTTGTGGAGGTTTATCTCGGTCGTGAAAAAATCGATGTCGCTGCTTGA
- the urtE gene encoding urea ABC transporter ATP-binding subunit UrtE, whose translation MSLLELSNVTAGYGQTPVLFDISMTVNKGDLVCLLGRNGVGKTTLLRSIIGLNTLSKGSMIFDADDISKTPTYKRAQYGIAYIPQGREIIPYLSVLDNLKLGFAASGAKSKKIPEEIFEFFPMLKEHLSRQGGLLSGGQQQQLAIARGLMCNPKLMLLDEPTEGIQPSIVQEIEETLKRINKEKGITVLVVEQKIDFARQLARKFFIMDKGAIVARGQTEDLTDSVVHQYLAV comes from the coding sequence ATGTCGCTGCTTGAACTGTCTAATGTTACCGCAGGCTATGGACAAACCCCAGTTTTGTTTGATATATCCATGACGGTAAACAAAGGGGACTTAGTTTGCTTACTGGGGCGAAATGGCGTAGGAAAAACCACTCTTTTGCGCAGTATTATTGGCTTAAATACTCTTAGCAAAGGGAGCATGATTTTTGATGCTGATGATATTAGCAAAACGCCCACATATAAGAGAGCGCAATATGGGATTGCTTATATTCCTCAAGGACGGGAAATTATCCCCTATTTATCGGTTTTAGATAATCTGAAACTGGGTTTTGCTGCCAGTGGTGCGAAAAGCAAAAAAATTCCGGAAGAAATTTTTGAATTCTTCCCGATGTTAAAAGAACATTTATCCCGTCAGGGTGGCTTACTGAGCGGCGGACAACAACAACAACTGGCGATTGCCAGAGGGTTAATGTGTAATCCGAAACTAATGCTATTAGATGAACCAACTGAGGGCATTCAACCTTCAATTGTGCAAGAAATTGAAGAGACACTAAAACGAATCAATAAAGAAAAAGGAATTACTGTTTTAGTGGTTGAACAAAAAATTGACTTTGCGCGCCAACTGGCAAGAAAGTTTTTTATTATGGATAAAGGGGCAATTGTTGCCCGAGGACAAACAGAAGACTTAACGGATTCTGTGGTGCATCAATATTTGGCTGTTTAA